One part of the Ziziphus jujuba cultivar Dongzao chromosome 2, ASM3175591v1 genome encodes these proteins:
- the LOC107417957 gene encoding probable LRR receptor-like serine/threonine-protein kinase At1g56140 isoform X2, with amino-acid sequence MEGRHSTAYVCTFYVAVACAFGLASLSKAQNQTQPITDPSEARTLNSLFAKWNIEAKTGQWNISGEPCSGAATDLTPFDDRDHNPFIKCDCSYNDSTLCHITQLKVYELNVAGPVPDELWTLTYLFNLDLRRNYLTGSLSPSIGNLTRLQYLTIGINALSGEVPKEVGKLTELLSFSIAGNNFSGPLPSEIGNLVNLQQLYVHSSGVSGEIPPTYVKLKNLITMYASSTGLSGRIPDYIGNLSKLNTLRFEGNNLEGPIPSTLSNLNSLIELRISDLSNRSSSLEFVKKLKNLNILVLRNNNISGSIPSDIGQFPKLTQVDLSFNSLSGQIPDSLFNMSSLSFLLLGSNKFTGTLPEQKRSTLLNIDVSYNYLNGSLPSWVKESNLQLSLPSGLECLQRNFACNQGRGIYYDLAIKCGGPQFTSANGIVYEMDNASLGPATYFVSSTKRWAVSNVGLFTGNNNPQYKSSSTYQFTNTLDSELYQTARVSASSLRYYGLGLENGNYTVNLMFSETAFEDSQTWKSLAKREFDVYIQGKRVLENFNIRKEADGVASQAVQRDFKAFVSENYLEIHLFWAGKGTCCIPAQGTYGPSISAINANPDFEPSVSNKPPSNKKNRTGLIVGIVVPIGVLSFLSLLVVFCIVTTRRKKSHTDNDEELLGMDVKPFTFSYEELRTATNDFNSVNKLGEGGFGPVYKGTLDDGRVIAAKQLSVTSHQGKNQFVTEIATISSVQHRNLVKLYGCCIERNKRLLVYEYMENKSLDQALFGNKRLSLNWSTRYEICSGIARGLTYLHEDSRLRIIHRDVKASNILLDSNLNPKISDFGLARLYNDRKTHISTRVAGTIGYLAPEYAMRGHLTEKTDVFAFGVVALEIVSGRLNSDSSLEEEKMYLLEWAWNLYEENREDGLVDSSLSTFNKEEVRRLVGVALWCTQTSPSLRPSMSRVVAILSGDAEVSTEITRPGYLTDWKFDDVSILMSDTTTKGSSTSYHNSSASTSMVGDTVQSPVHGSALPTLSSSIKEGR; translated from the exons ATGGAAGGAAGACACTCGACAGCTTATGTTTGTACTTTCTATGTTGCTGTTGCTTGTGCCTTTGGCCTTGCTTCTTTATCCAAAGCTCAGAATCAAACCCAACCCATTACAGATCCCTCTGAAG CTAGAACTTTGAATTCCTTATTTGCAAAATGGAATATAGAGGCAAAGACAGGCCAATGGAATATAAGTGGGGAGCCATGCAGTGGTGCTGCCACAGACCTCACTCCCTTCGATGACCGTGATCACAACCCCTTCATCAAATGTGACTGTTCTTACAACGATAGCACCCTTTGCCACATTACGCAATT GAAAGTTTATGAGCTGAATGTTGCTGGTCCAGTTCCTGATGAGCTATGGACTTTGACTTACCTCTTTAACCT AGATTTGCGCAGAAATTATCTGACAGGTTCTCTGTCTCCGTCCATAGGAAATTTAACTCGTTTGCAGTATTT GACAATTGGCATCAATGCGTTATCAGGGGAAGTACCAAAGGAAGTCGGGAAACTTACTGAACTACTATCCTT TTCTATTGCCGGAAACAACTTCTCTGGTCCTCTGCCATCCGAGATAGGAAATTTAGTGAACTTACAACAGCT TTACGTCCATAGTTCTGGAGTTAGCGGTGAGATTCCTCCAACGTATGTCAAACTAAAAAACTTGATCACCAT GTATGCATCGAGTACTGGACTTTCAGGAAGAATACCTGATTACATAGGAAATTTGTCAAAGCTTAATACCTT GAGATTTGAAGGAAACAATCTTGAAGGTCCTATACCATCAACCTTGTCCAACCTGAATTCTCTCATAGAGTT ACGTATAAGTGATTTATCAAATAGGAGCTCTTCTCTCGAATTTGTTAAGAAATTGAAGAATCTAAATATCTT AGTACTGAGGAATAACAATATTTCTGGTTCTATTCCATCAGATATTGGACAATTCCCAAAGTTGACGCAAGT GGATTTAAGCTTCAATAGTTTGAGTGGGCAGATTCCAGACTCTCTTTTTAACATGAGTTCGCTCTCTTTTCT GTTACTTGGAAGCAATAAGTTTACTGGTACATTGCCTGAACAAAAAAGATCAACTCTCCTTAATAT AGATGTGTCATACAATTATTTAAATGGGAGCTTACCTTCTTGGGTCAAAGAATCGAATTTACAGCT TTCTTTGCCTTCAGGGTTGGAGTGCCTTCAACGAAATTTCGCTTGCAACCAAGGACGTGGGATCT ATTATGATTTGGCAATTAAGTGCGGTGGTCCTCAGTTTACATCTGCCAATGGTATTGTGTATGAGATGGACAATGCCTCCCTTGGTCCAGCTACATATTTTGTCAGCAGCACAAAGAGATGGGCAGTTAGCAATGTTGGTTTATTCACCGGGAACAACAATCCTCAATATAAAAGTTCTTCAACATATCAATTCACAAACACTTTGGACTCTGAACTATATCAGACAGCAAGGGTCTCTGCTTCATCATTAAGATACTATGGCTTGGGGCTTGAAAATGGAAACTATACTGTGAACCTCATGTTTTCAGAAACAGCTTTCGAAGATTCTCAAACTTGGAAAAGTCTTGCTAAGCGTGAATTTGATGTTTATATCCAG GGGAAACGTGTTTTAGAGAATTTCAACATACGAAAGGAAGCAGACGGGGTTGCTTCCCAAGCTGTCCAACGGGATTTTAAGGCCTTTGTATCAGAAAACTACCTTGAAATCCATCTTTTTTGGGCTGGAAAAGGGACTTGCTGTATCCCAGCACAAGGCACTTATGGACCTTCTATTTCCGCTATCAATGCTAACCCAG ATTTCGAACCTTCTGTCAGTAACAAACCTCCAAGCAATAAGAAGAACAGAACCGGTCTGATAGTGGGGATTGTTGTTCCCATTGGAGTTTTAAGCTTTCTGTCTCTTTTGGTGGTTTTCTGTATTGTCACTACAAGAAGAAAGAAGTCTCATACAGACAATGATGAAG AGCTCTTAGGGATGGATGTTAAACCATTCACTTTCAGTTACGAAGAGCTAAGGACAGCTACAAATGACTTCAACTCTGTTAATAAGTTGGGAGAAGGTGGATTTGGACCTGTCTACAAG GGAACACTTGATGATGGAAGAGTTATTGCTGCAAAGCAACTTTCTGTGACATCCCACCAAGGAAAAAACCAGTTTGTGACTGAAATTGCAACAATATCTTCCGTACAACACCGAAATTTGGTGAAGTTGTATGGATGCTGCATTGAGAGAAACAAACGGCTCCTAGTGTACGAGTATATGGAAAACAAGAGTCTAGATCAAGCATTATTTG GAAATAAAAGATTGAGTCTCAATTGGTCAACGCGTTATGAAATTTGCTCAGGGATAGCAAGAGGTCTAACTTATCTTCACGAGGATTCACGGCTTCGAATAATACACAGAGATGTTAAGGCCAGCAACATTTTGCTTGACTCTAATCTCAACCCCAAGATATCAGATTTTGGTTTGGCGAGGCTTTACAATGATAGAAAGACTCACATAAGCACCCGTGTTGCTGGAACAAT TGGGTATCTCGCTCCAGAGTATGCCATGCGAGGGCACCTTACAGAGAAAACTGATGTGTTTGCCTTTGGAGTTGTGGCTCTAGAGATTGTTAGTGGTAGGCTGAATTCTGATTCAAGcttggaagaagaaaagatgTATCTTCTTGAATGG GCTTGGAACCTGTATGAAGAAAATCGAGAAGACGGATTGGTGGATTCATCGTTATCGACATTCAACAAAGAAGAAGTAAGAAGACTAGTAGGAGTGGCTCTTTGGTGCACTCAAACATCACCATCCTTAAGGCCATCAATGTCTCGAGTGGTGGCAATCCTTTCAGGAGATGCAGAAGTCAGCACAGAAATTACAAGACCTGGATACTTGACTGACTGGAAGTTTGACGATGTGAGCATCCTAATGAGTGACACTACAACCAAAGGAAGTAGTACTAGCTACCACAATTCATCTGCAAGTACAAGCATGGTGGGAGATACAGTGCAATCACCTGTACATGGAAGTGCATTGCCTACTCTTAGCAGCTCCATTAAGGAAGGTAGGTAA
- the LOC107417957 gene encoding probable LRR receptor-like serine/threonine-protein kinase At1g56140 isoform X4 — MEGRHSTAYVCTFYVAVACAFGLASLSKAQNQTQPITDPSEARTLNSLFAKWNIEAKTGQWNISGEPCSGAATDLTPFDDRDHNPFIKCDCSYNDSTLCHITQLKVYELNVAGPVPDELWTLTYLFNLDLRRNYLTGSLSPSIGNLTRLQYLTIGINALSGEVPKEVGKLTELLSFSIAGNNFSGPLPSEIGNLVNLQQLYVHSSGVSGEIPPTYVKLKNLITMYASSTGLSGRIPDYIGNLSKLNTLRFEGNNLEGPIPSTLSNLNSLIELRISDLSNRSSSLEFVKKLKNLNILVLRNNNISGSIPSDIGQFPKLTQVDLSFNSLSGQIPDSLFNMSSLSFLDVSYNYLNGSLPSWVKESNLQLSLPSGLECLQRNFACNQGRGIYYDLAIKCGGPQFTSANGIVYEMDNASLGPATYFVSSTKRWAVSNVGLFTGNNNPQYKSSSTYQFTNTLDSELYQTARVSASSLRYYGLGLENGNYTVNLMFSETAFEDSQTWKSLAKREFDVYIQGKRVLENFNIRKEADGVASQAVQRDFKAFVSENYLEIHLFWAGKGTCCIPAQGTYGPSISAINANPDFEPSVSNKPPSNKKNRTGLIVGIVVPIGVLSFLSLLVVFCIVTTRRKKSHTDNDEELLGMDVKPFTFSYEELRTATNDFNSVNKLGEGGFGPVYKGTLDDGRVIAAKQLSVTSHQGKNQFVTEIATISSVQHRNLVKLYGCCIERNKRLLVYEYMENKSLDQALFGNKRLSLNWSTRYEICSGIARGLTYLHEDSRLRIIHRDVKASNILLDSNLNPKISDFGLARLYNDRKTHISTRVAGTIGYLAPEYAMRGHLTEKTDVFAFGVVALEIVSGRLNSDSSLEEEKMYLLEWAWNLYEENREDGLVDSSLSTFNKEEVRRLVGVALWCTQTSPSLRPSMSRVVAILSGDAEVSTEITRPGYLTDWKFDDVSILMSDTTTKGSSTSYHNSSASTSMVGDTVQSPVHGSALPTLSSSIKEGR; from the exons ATGGAAGGAAGACACTCGACAGCTTATGTTTGTACTTTCTATGTTGCTGTTGCTTGTGCCTTTGGCCTTGCTTCTTTATCCAAAGCTCAGAATCAAACCCAACCCATTACAGATCCCTCTGAAG CTAGAACTTTGAATTCCTTATTTGCAAAATGGAATATAGAGGCAAAGACAGGCCAATGGAATATAAGTGGGGAGCCATGCAGTGGTGCTGCCACAGACCTCACTCCCTTCGATGACCGTGATCACAACCCCTTCATCAAATGTGACTGTTCTTACAACGATAGCACCCTTTGCCACATTACGCAATT GAAAGTTTATGAGCTGAATGTTGCTGGTCCAGTTCCTGATGAGCTATGGACTTTGACTTACCTCTTTAACCT AGATTTGCGCAGAAATTATCTGACAGGTTCTCTGTCTCCGTCCATAGGAAATTTAACTCGTTTGCAGTATTT GACAATTGGCATCAATGCGTTATCAGGGGAAGTACCAAAGGAAGTCGGGAAACTTACTGAACTACTATCCTT TTCTATTGCCGGAAACAACTTCTCTGGTCCTCTGCCATCCGAGATAGGAAATTTAGTGAACTTACAACAGCT TTACGTCCATAGTTCTGGAGTTAGCGGTGAGATTCCTCCAACGTATGTCAAACTAAAAAACTTGATCACCAT GTATGCATCGAGTACTGGACTTTCAGGAAGAATACCTGATTACATAGGAAATTTGTCAAAGCTTAATACCTT GAGATTTGAAGGAAACAATCTTGAAGGTCCTATACCATCAACCTTGTCCAACCTGAATTCTCTCATAGAGTT ACGTATAAGTGATTTATCAAATAGGAGCTCTTCTCTCGAATTTGTTAAGAAATTGAAGAATCTAAATATCTT AGTACTGAGGAATAACAATATTTCTGGTTCTATTCCATCAGATATTGGACAATTCCCAAAGTTGACGCAAGT GGATTTAAGCTTCAATAGTTTGAGTGGGCAGATTCCAGACTCTCTTTTTAACATGAGTTCGCTCTCTTTTCT AGATGTGTCATACAATTATTTAAATGGGAGCTTACCTTCTTGGGTCAAAGAATCGAATTTACAGCT TTCTTTGCCTTCAGGGTTGGAGTGCCTTCAACGAAATTTCGCTTGCAACCAAGGACGTGGGATCT ATTATGATTTGGCAATTAAGTGCGGTGGTCCTCAGTTTACATCTGCCAATGGTATTGTGTATGAGATGGACAATGCCTCCCTTGGTCCAGCTACATATTTTGTCAGCAGCACAAAGAGATGGGCAGTTAGCAATGTTGGTTTATTCACCGGGAACAACAATCCTCAATATAAAAGTTCTTCAACATATCAATTCACAAACACTTTGGACTCTGAACTATATCAGACAGCAAGGGTCTCTGCTTCATCATTAAGATACTATGGCTTGGGGCTTGAAAATGGAAACTATACTGTGAACCTCATGTTTTCAGAAACAGCTTTCGAAGATTCTCAAACTTGGAAAAGTCTTGCTAAGCGTGAATTTGATGTTTATATCCAG GGGAAACGTGTTTTAGAGAATTTCAACATACGAAAGGAAGCAGACGGGGTTGCTTCCCAAGCTGTCCAACGGGATTTTAAGGCCTTTGTATCAGAAAACTACCTTGAAATCCATCTTTTTTGGGCTGGAAAAGGGACTTGCTGTATCCCAGCACAAGGCACTTATGGACCTTCTATTTCCGCTATCAATGCTAACCCAG ATTTCGAACCTTCTGTCAGTAACAAACCTCCAAGCAATAAGAAGAACAGAACCGGTCTGATAGTGGGGATTGTTGTTCCCATTGGAGTTTTAAGCTTTCTGTCTCTTTTGGTGGTTTTCTGTATTGTCACTACAAGAAGAAAGAAGTCTCATACAGACAATGATGAAG AGCTCTTAGGGATGGATGTTAAACCATTCACTTTCAGTTACGAAGAGCTAAGGACAGCTACAAATGACTTCAACTCTGTTAATAAGTTGGGAGAAGGTGGATTTGGACCTGTCTACAAG GGAACACTTGATGATGGAAGAGTTATTGCTGCAAAGCAACTTTCTGTGACATCCCACCAAGGAAAAAACCAGTTTGTGACTGAAATTGCAACAATATCTTCCGTACAACACCGAAATTTGGTGAAGTTGTATGGATGCTGCATTGAGAGAAACAAACGGCTCCTAGTGTACGAGTATATGGAAAACAAGAGTCTAGATCAAGCATTATTTG GAAATAAAAGATTGAGTCTCAATTGGTCAACGCGTTATGAAATTTGCTCAGGGATAGCAAGAGGTCTAACTTATCTTCACGAGGATTCACGGCTTCGAATAATACACAGAGATGTTAAGGCCAGCAACATTTTGCTTGACTCTAATCTCAACCCCAAGATATCAGATTTTGGTTTGGCGAGGCTTTACAATGATAGAAAGACTCACATAAGCACCCGTGTTGCTGGAACAAT TGGGTATCTCGCTCCAGAGTATGCCATGCGAGGGCACCTTACAGAGAAAACTGATGTGTTTGCCTTTGGAGTTGTGGCTCTAGAGATTGTTAGTGGTAGGCTGAATTCTGATTCAAGcttggaagaagaaaagatgTATCTTCTTGAATGG GCTTGGAACCTGTATGAAGAAAATCGAGAAGACGGATTGGTGGATTCATCGTTATCGACATTCAACAAAGAAGAAGTAAGAAGACTAGTAGGAGTGGCTCTTTGGTGCACTCAAACATCACCATCCTTAAGGCCATCAATGTCTCGAGTGGTGGCAATCCTTTCAGGAGATGCAGAAGTCAGCACAGAAATTACAAGACCTGGATACTTGACTGACTGGAAGTTTGACGATGTGAGCATCCTAATGAGTGACACTACAACCAAAGGAAGTAGTACTAGCTACCACAATTCATCTGCAAGTACAAGCATGGTGGGAGATACAGTGCAATCACCTGTACATGGAAGTGCATTGCCTACTCTTAGCAGCTCCATTAAGGAAGGTAGGTAA